One stretch of Riemerella columbina DNA includes these proteins:
- the tyrS gene encoding tyrosine--tRNA ligase translates to MNSFIEELKWRGLIHDSMPGTEDLLNKEMVKAYIGFDPTADSLHIGSLIPIIVLAHFQKHGHKPYALVGGATGMIGDPSGKSAERNLLDEDTLNHYIACIKNQLSQFLDFDTDSPNKAEMVNNYDWMKPISFLEFARDIGKHITVNYMMAKDSVKKRFSGEAGVEGMSFTEFTYQLLQGYDFLHLYQNEGVKLQMGGSDQWGNITTGTELIRRKAQGEAFALTVPLITKADGSKFGKSEAGENIWLDAKKTSPYKFYQFWLNATDEDAARFIKFYTFLSQEEIEQCIAEHQQAPHERKLQKKLAQEVTTLVHGAEEYKKALKASEILFGRSTAEDLISLDKATFLAVFEGVPQQEMDENTLIGMNITDLLADSGFLKSKGEAKRELKGNAISVNKTKVNESFEVSTEDLIDGSFLLLQKGKKHYFIIKAI, encoded by the coding sequence ATGAATAGTTTTATAGAAGAACTAAAATGGCGTGGGCTCATCCACGATTCTATGCCTGGCACAGAAGATTTACTCAATAAAGAAATGGTTAAAGCCTATATTGGTTTTGACCCAACTGCAGATTCTCTACATATTGGCAGCCTTATTCCCATCATTGTTTTAGCTCATTTTCAAAAACATGGGCACAAACCTTATGCTTTGGTCGGTGGCGCTACAGGGATGATTGGCGATCCTTCTGGAAAATCTGCCGAGAGAAACCTCTTAGACGAAGATACCCTAAACCACTATATTGCCTGCATTAAAAATCAACTTTCTCAGTTTTTAGATTTTGATACCGACAGCCCTAACAAAGCGGAAATGGTCAATAATTACGATTGGATGAAACCGATTTCTTTCTTGGAATTTGCCAGAGATATTGGCAAGCACATCACCGTAAATTATATGATGGCTAAAGATTCCGTGAAAAAGCGTTTTTCAGGCGAAGCTGGCGTGGAAGGCATGAGCTTCACGGAATTTACATATCAACTTTTACAAGGTTATGACTTCCTCCACCTCTACCAAAACGAAGGCGTAAAACTCCAAATGGGCGGCTCTGACCAATGGGGCAACATTACCACTGGAACGGAACTCATCAGAAGAAAAGCCCAAGGCGAAGCGTTTGCGCTCACCGTACCACTCATTACCAAAGCCGATGGTTCTAAATTTGGGAAATCTGAAGCTGGGGAAAATATTTGGTTAGATGCCAAGAAAACATCGCCTTATAAATTCTATCAATTCTGGCTGAATGCCACCGATGAAGATGCGGCGCGCTTTATCAAATTCTACACCTTCCTCTCTCAAGAAGAAATAGAACAATGCATTGCTGAACACCAACAAGCACCGCACGAAAGGAAATTGCAGAAAAAATTAGCCCAAGAAGTGACCACCTTAGTTCACGGTGCGGAGGAATACAAAAAAGCCCTAAAAGCATCAGAAATTTTATTCGGGCGCTCTACGGCGGAAGATCTAATCTCCTTAGACAAAGCGACTTTTTTAGCCGTTTTTGAAGGCGTGCCACAGCAAGAAATGGATGAAAATACACTCATCGGAATGAACATCACCGATTTGTTGGCAGATTCTGGCTTCCTAAAATCCAAAGGCGAAGCCAAGCGAGAGCTTAAAGGCAACGCCATCTCTGTGAACAAAACCAAAGTTAATGAGAGTTTTGAAGTATCCACAGAAGATTTGATTGATGGCAGTTTCCTATTGTTACAAAAAGGGAAGAAACATTATTTCATCATAAAAGCAATTTAA
- a CDS encoding alpha/beta hydrolase, translated as MSLHYLIREPQNLSPKTPLLVLLHGYGSNEEDLFSFVPNLPKHWLIVSFRAPKSTLYGGYSWFDINLNNPENFIDIAQAKEAVNLVSTEIEQLKNRYGLTSRTHLCGFSQGGMLSYALALNRPQWYQKVACLSTYPEEQLIKERPFKKEMEALRFFISHGTDDAIIPIEWGQKAADLLYDLGGYFTFREYMSGHSVNQKNYIDLMAFMAEES; from the coding sequence ATGAGCTTACACTACCTCATCAGAGAGCCCCAAAATCTATCGCCAAAAACCCCATTATTGGTGCTATTACACGGCTATGGCAGCAACGAGGAAGATTTATTTTCCTTTGTGCCTAACCTACCTAAGCATTGGCTTATCGTGAGTTTTCGTGCGCCTAAAAGTACCCTTTATGGCGGTTATTCTTGGTTTGATATCAACCTCAATAACCCTGAAAATTTTATTGACATTGCCCAAGCCAAAGAAGCCGTTAATCTGGTTTCCACCGAAATAGAACAACTTAAAAACCGATATGGATTAACAAGCAGAACGCACCTCTGTGGCTTTAGCCAAGGCGGTATGCTCAGCTATGCTCTGGCGCTCAACCGCCCACAGTGGTATCAAAAAGTAGCCTGCCTGAGCACCTATCCAGAGGAACAGCTCATCAAAGAGCGACCGTTTAAAAAGGAAATGGAAGCGCTTAGATTTTTCATTTCTCACGGCACAGATGATGCCATCATCCCAATAGAATGGGGACAAAAGGCGGCAGATTTACTCTATGATTTAGGCGGTTATTTCACTTTTAGGGAGTATATGAGCGGGCATAGCGTTAATCAGAAAAATTATATAGACCTTATGGCATTTATGGCGGAAGAATCATAA
- a CDS encoding RNA polymerase sigma factor: MTEEEHLLQLIEKAKQKDQKSQTKLINLFWVSVFSFVMKKVKNETEADEITVNVFSKVLAKLELYDPNFQFKTWVLTIAQNTIIDHWRKKNKDTETTTEYLSDPKNEWVKSPEELLISDEEEKEIIKIIESLDIHYQDIIRLRFFEEKSIKEIAEQLSLSISNTKVRIMRAKKLLAELLKKD; encoded by the coding sequence GTGACAGAAGAAGAACACCTTTTACAGCTGATAGAAAAAGCGAAGCAAAAAGACCAAAAATCTCAAACCAAGCTTATCAATTTATTCTGGGTAAGCGTGTTTTCTTTTGTGATGAAAAAGGTAAAAAACGAGACCGAGGCTGATGAAATTACCGTTAATGTATTCTCAAAAGTCTTAGCCAAGTTGGAGCTCTACGACCCCAATTTTCAATTCAAAACTTGGGTGCTCACCATTGCCCAAAACACCATAATAGACCATTGGCGAAAAAAAAATAAAGATACAGAAACCACCACAGAATATCTGAGCGATCCTAAAAATGAATGGGTAAAATCTCCCGAAGAACTCCTCATTTCTGATGAAGAAGAAAAGGAAATCATTAAAATTATAGAGAGCTTAGATATTCATTATCAAGATATTATAAGATTAAGATTTTTTGAAGAAAAAAGCATTAAAGAAATTGCAGAACAACTCAGCCTCTCTATCTCTAACACTAAGGTAAGGATTATGAGAGCCAAAAAACTACTGGCAGAGTTGCTTAAAAAAGATTAA
- the lipA gene encoding lipoyl synthase, with product METNTVTQKPKWIRVKLPTGKNYRELRSLVDKYKLNTICQSGSCPNMGECWGEGTATFMILGNICTRSCGFCGVKTGKPLDVNWDEPEKVARSIKLMKIKHAVLTSVDRDDLKDMGSILWAETVNAVRRISPGTTMETLIPDFQGITKHLDRMIEVAPEVISHNMETVKRLTREVRIQAKYERSLEVLKYLKSAGQRRTKTGIMLGLGEEKEEVFQTIEDIRNADVDVITLGQYLQPTKKHLPVKKFITPEEFDEYGAFAKSLGFRHVESSPLVRSSYHAEKHIH from the coding sequence ATGGAAACCAACACCGTAACACAAAAACCAAAGTGGATCAGGGTAAAACTACCCACTGGAAAAAATTATAGAGAACTCCGCTCTTTGGTAGATAAATATAAACTGAACACCATTTGCCAAAGCGGCTCCTGCCCTAATATGGGCGAATGCTGGGGCGAAGGCACTGCCACATTTATGATTTTGGGCAACATCTGCACCCGCAGCTGTGGCTTCTGTGGCGTAAAAACAGGTAAACCGCTGGATGTCAACTGGGACGAGCCCGAAAAAGTGGCGCGCTCCATCAAGTTGATGAAAATCAAACACGCCGTGCTCACCTCCGTAGACAGAGACGATTTAAAAGATATGGGCTCCATCCTTTGGGCAGAAACCGTAAATGCCGTTCGGAGAATATCCCCAGGCACCACTATGGAAACTTTAATCCCAGATTTTCAAGGTATTACCAAACATCTTGATCGAATGATTGAAGTTGCCCCAGAGGTCATTTCCCACAATATGGAAACCGTAAAACGCCTCACCAGAGAAGTCCGCATCCAAGCCAAATATGAACGCAGCCTTGAGGTTCTTAAATACCTAAAATCTGCAGGGCAACGCCGCACCAAAACAGGCATTATGCTCGGCTTAGGCGAGGAAAAAGAGGAGGTTTTCCAAACCATAGAAGACATCAGAAACGCCGATGTAGATGTGATTACCTTAGGGCAATACCTACAACCGACCAAAAAGCACTTACCCGTGAAAAAATTCATCACGCCAGAAGAGTTTGATGAATACGGTGCTTTTGCTAAGAGTTTAGGCTTCAGGCATGTGGAAAGTTCGCCTTTGGTCAGAAGTTCCTACCACGCCGAAAAGCACATTCACTAA
- a CDS encoding NAD-dependent epimerase/dehydratase family protein, whose amino-acid sequence MVLVTGGTGILGSTILLKLLEKGYSVRATYRARSKTTAVQEVFRYYTEDAERLYHQIEWVAVDFDDLDSLRCALVGVSQVYHCAAEVSFNPKDKHTMYHTNIEGTKNWLYIAAEMQVQKFLFVSSIAVLDQVNPEGMIDEDSAFNPKQPHSAYAVSKHFAEMEVWRASAEDLPVVVLNPGVIIGSGHWQQSSGALFGSLKKMPLSFSGCTGYVDVRDVANIAVQLMENQQVNERYIIISENKTYLEIANQVRQSLGLKPVKAIAPFWLHLGGVIHTLFGWLFPVLRWLNKANRMAVMTCTPISNKKIVETLNYTFIPVAESLDFHLKNWKKDQEA is encoded by the coding sequence ATGGTATTGGTAACAGGCGGCACAGGGATTTTAGGTAGCACTATTCTCTTAAAATTATTGGAAAAAGGCTACTCGGTGAGGGCAACTTATCGCGCGCGGAGCAAGACCACAGCGGTGCAAGAGGTGTTCCGTTATTATACGGAGGATGCCGAGCGGCTTTATCATCAAATTGAATGGGTAGCGGTAGATTTTGATGATTTGGATAGTTTAAGGTGTGCATTGGTTGGCGTTTCTCAGGTTTATCATTGTGCTGCCGAGGTCAGTTTTAATCCTAAGGATAAGCACACGATGTACCATACCAATATAGAAGGCACTAAAAATTGGCTTTATATAGCGGCGGAAATGCAGGTGCAGAAATTCCTATTTGTGAGTTCTATTGCGGTTTTAGACCAAGTGAATCCAGAGGGAATGATTGATGAAGATTCTGCTTTTAACCCGAAACAACCCCATTCTGCCTATGCGGTGTCTAAGCATTTTGCGGAGATGGAAGTTTGGCGCGCCTCGGCGGAAGATCTGCCGGTGGTGGTGCTCAACCCTGGGGTGATCATCGGTTCTGGGCATTGGCAACAGAGTAGTGGCGCTTTGTTTGGAAGTTTGAAAAAAATGCCGTTGAGTTTTAGTGGATGCACTGGCTATGTAGATGTGAGGGATGTCGCCAATATTGCGGTACAACTTATGGAAAATCAACAAGTTAATGAAAGGTATATCATCATTTCCGAAAATAAAACTTATTTAGAAATAGCCAACCAAGTGCGGCAAAGTTTAGGGCTAAAACCAGTGAAGGCAATAGCGCCTTTTTGGCTCCATTTGGGCGGCGTGATCCATACGCTGTTCGGGTGGCTTTTCCCTGTACTCCGATGGTTGAATAAAGCGAATAGAATGGCGGTAATGACTTGTACTCCAATAAGTAACAAAAAAATAGTAGAAACCTTAAACTATACTTTTATCCCTGTGGCGGAAAGCCTTGATTTTCACCTTAAAAATTGGAAGAAAGATCAAGAAGCGTAA
- a CDS encoding alpha/beta fold hydrolase → MVEEQKTPILHSKIYGQDLPQTPLLVFHGLFGMLDNWGSFGKEFGTLMPTHLIDLRNHGKSFHSESMSHDDLADDIRRYMAAHHIEKAHLLGHSLGGKAVMQCAIKYPELVEKLIVVDISPKSYPPHHQGIIKALKSVDFSLVKSRAEVEEALNQYIPEKSVVQFLAKNLYWIEQKQLNWRFNLDTLAEKYSDFVSKAIQFGVFQGETLFIAGEKSNYILPQDEFLIKQQFPHSKIVPIARAGHWVQAENPQDFSATVKDFLLQN, encoded by the coding sequence ATGGTAGAAGAACAAAAAACCCCCATTCTCCATTCCAAAATTTATGGACAAGATTTACCCCAAACGCCACTCTTGGTTTTTCATGGTTTGTTTGGAATGCTGGACAATTGGGGCAGTTTCGGTAAAGAATTTGGCACCCTGATGCCCACCCACCTTATCGATTTGAGAAACCACGGCAAGAGTTTCCACTCCGAATCTATGTCGCACGATGATTTAGCCGATGACATCCGCCGATATATGGCAGCACACCATATCGAAAAAGCCCATCTGTTGGGACATTCCCTTGGTGGCAAAGCTGTGATGCAGTGTGCCATAAAATACCCCGAGTTGGTGGAAAAACTCATCGTGGTGGATATTTCGCCGAAGTCCTATCCGCCGCACCATCAAGGGATTATCAAGGCTTTAAAAAGTGTGGATTTCAGCTTAGTTAAATCCAGAGCCGAAGTAGAAGAGGCGCTCAACCAATATATTCCCGAGAAATCCGTGGTGCAGTTTTTAGCCAAAAACCTCTATTGGATAGAGCAAAAACAGCTCAATTGGCGCTTTAATTTGGATACTTTAGCCGAAAAATACAGCGATTTTGTGAGTAAAGCCATTCAGTTTGGTGTATTTCAAGGGGAAACGCTGTTCATTGCAGGGGAGAAGTCCAATTATATTTTGCCTCAAGATGAGTTTTTGATTAAGCAACAGTTCCCGCATTCTAAAATAGTGCCGATAGCCCGTGCAGGACACTGGGTGCAAGCCGAAAATCCTCAAGATTTTAGCGCAACGGTTAAAGATTTTTTACTTCAAAACTGA
- a CDS encoding pyridoxine 5'-phosphate synthase, translating into MTKLSVNINKIATLRNARGGDVPSVTQVAIDTQKFGAQGITIHPRPDERHITRQDVYDLKPLVTTEFNIEGNPHRPFIEMVLEVKPEQVTLVPDADDAITSNAGWDCKTHLDFLKETITEFKAAGIRTSIFLDPNPEMVKYAAQTGTDRIELYTEAYAKGYTEDRAAAIKPYVDTAQEALKYGLGINAGHDLSLENLRYFADQIPHLQEVSIGHALISEALYLGLENTIQAYLKRLAQW; encoded by the coding sequence ATGACAAAATTAAGTGTAAATATCAATAAAATAGCCACCTTAAGAAATGCACGAGGCGGCGATGTACCCAGCGTAACGCAAGTGGCAATAGATACGCAAAAGTTTGGAGCACAGGGAATTACCATTCATCCACGCCCAGATGAGCGCCATATTACCAGACAAGATGTCTATGATCTAAAACCGCTGGTGACCACGGAGTTTAATATTGAGGGCAACCCACACCGCCCATTTATAGAAATGGTGCTGGAGGTAAAGCCTGAGCAAGTGACTTTGGTGCCAGATGCTGATGATGCCATCACCTCTAATGCTGGCTGGGATTGCAAAACGCATTTGGATTTTTTAAAAGAAACCATTACAGAATTTAAAGCCGCAGGCATCAGAACTTCCATATTTTTAGATCCTAATCCAGAAATGGTGAAATACGCTGCCCAAACGGGTACCGACCGCATAGAACTCTACACCGAGGCTTATGCCAAAGGCTACACCGAGGATAGAGCCGCCGCCATAAAACCTTATGTAGACACGGCTCAAGAAGCGTTAAAGTACGGCTTAGGCATCAATGCTGGGCACGATTTAAGTTTAGAAAATCTCCGTTATTTTGCAGATCAAATACCTCATTTACAGGAGGTTTCCATAGGTCATGCGCTCATTTCGGAGGCGTTATATCTCGGTTTAGAAAACACAATACAAGCGTACCTCAAAAGATTAGCCCAATGGTAG
- a CDS encoding mechanosensitive ion channel family protein — translation MNDDFKDTKDFFQKISDQLHFWIKGQFPDEWILTTQIVFKLALILLILLAVDLVLKVGFKIVFALLKRHSQKPIIKALYESNVSNSVANFFAVGLVQEMIYSIFYRHPKSHSFLETIFSLMFVVVFAMLYVRLLKAAERYYVLKGDFYRITGIRAVTQSLKIVGYIIFTFIGISVIFHIKAGTILGSVGAMTAVILLVFRDTILGFVTGIHVSTSKNLKVGDWIGIPKYNIEGTIEDINLLTTKILNFDKTISTIPTYDLLSTEIKNLQRMSETNTRRIKRVIYFNIKSFKFLNDQEIKKLSEVNLLKDYIKTKESQIEPQNLETNDLNKRQLTNIGTFRIYTFNYLKHHPNIDQESPIMVRQLESSPQGLPLEIYCFTNDSKWETYEEIQADIFDHLLVAAQKFDLEVMQVSIKL, via the coding sequence ATGAATGATGATTTTAAAGATACCAAAGATTTTTTCCAGAAAATCAGCGACCAGCTGCACTTTTGGATTAAAGGCCAGTTCCCAGATGAATGGATCCTCACCACACAGATTGTATTCAAATTAGCTCTGATCCTACTGATATTATTGGCGGTAGATTTGGTGCTAAAAGTAGGGTTCAAAATAGTATTCGCCTTACTAAAAAGACACTCGCAGAAGCCGATCATCAAGGCTTTATATGAAAGCAATGTTTCTAATTCTGTGGCTAATTTTTTTGCTGTGGGGCTGGTGCAAGAGATGATTTATTCCATCTTCTACCGCCACCCGAAGAGCCATAGTTTTTTGGAAACCATTTTCTCGCTGATGTTTGTGGTGGTCTTTGCGATGCTCTATGTGCGCTTGCTGAAGGCGGCGGAGCGTTACTATGTGCTCAAAGGCGATTTCTACCGCATTACAGGCATCCGTGCCGTTACACAATCCCTGAAGATTGTGGGCTATATCATCTTCACATTTATTGGTATTTCGGTGATTTTCCACATTAAGGCAGGTACCATTTTAGGGAGTGTAGGGGCAATGACGGCGGTGATTCTCTTGGTGTTTAGAGATACCATTCTCGGTTTTGTAACGGGCATCCATGTGTCCACCTCTAAAAACCTTAAAGTGGGCGACTGGATCGGTATTCCTAAGTACAATATAGAAGGGACGATAGAAGATATTAACCTATTGACCACCAAGATTTTAAACTTTGATAAAACCATCTCCACCATCCCGACTTATGACCTCCTCTCCACCGAGATTAAAAACCTCCAACGGATGTCCGAAACCAATACCAGAAGGATCAAGCGGGTGATTTACTTCAACATTAAATCCTTTAAATTCTTAAATGATCAAGAAATCAAAAAGCTCTCCGAAGTGAATCTTCTCAAAGATTATATTAAAACCAAAGAAAGCCAGATAGAGCCCCAAAATTTGGAAACCAATGATTTGAATAAACGTCAGCTGACCAACATCGGTACTTTTAGAATTTATACTTTCAATTATCTAAAACACCACCCCAATATAGACCAAGAAAGTCCGATTATGGTGCGGCAGTTGGAGAGTTCGCCCCAAGGTTTGCCGTTAGAAATTTACTGTTTTACCAACGATTCTAAATGGGAAACTTATGAGGAAATACAAGCCGATATTTTTGACCATTTGCTTGTGGCAGCACAGAAATTTGATTTAGAAGTGATGCAAGTGAGCATAAAGTTGTAA
- a CDS encoding TrmH family RNA methyltransferase: MLKRPMMQLEHSEIENSKHNLEISLVLEHLQSPQNIGLIIRTAEAMGVQKIFVLSEKYQQLNPKIKAITRATEDYIEVIFVQDWSEILARLTPEKVHFYALEKTSHSVDYRSVSYKFPCVLICGNERYGVSEEALKLSEKHLHLPMYGRNTSMNVAMATGIALAQMVASPSTL, translated from the coding sequence TTGCTCAAAAGACCTATGATGCAGTTGGAGCATTCTGAGATAGAAAATTCAAAACACAACCTTGAAATCAGCTTGGTGCTGGAGCATCTGCAATCGCCGCAGAATATAGGGCTTATCATCCGTACTGCCGAGGCTATGGGCGTACAAAAAATCTTCGTTTTATCCGAGAAATACCAACAACTAAACCCCAAAATAAAAGCCATCACACGCGCTACAGAGGATTATATAGAGGTTATTTTCGTGCAAGATTGGTCGGAAATTTTGGCGCGCCTCACTCCTGAAAAGGTTCACTTCTATGCCTTAGAAAAAACCAGCCACAGCGTGGATTATAGAAGTGTTTCATATAAATTTCCGTGTGTGCTCATCTGTGGCAACGAGCGCTATGGCGTTTCTGAAGAGGCATTAAAACTGAGCGAAAAGCACCTGCATCTCCCTATGTATGGACGCAACACTTCTATGAATGTCGCTATGGCTACGGGCATTGCCTTGGCTCAAATGGTCGCCTCACCCTCTACCCTTTAA
- a CDS encoding uracil-DNA glycosylase, whose amino-acid sequence MNWTDILAPIKHSTYFKELWQKVKHAYATSLCFPPKHQIFRALELTPFEEVKVVILGQDPYHNDFQANGLCFSVSDQVPAPPSLRNIFKELHDDLGIRKTSNELEAWAKQGVLLLNATLTVKAHQANSHKDLGWETFTDFIIKEIADQKENVVFVLWGSFAQKKATLINPQKHLIIQSAHPSPLSAHRGFLGSRPFSKINQYLEATHQKPIEW is encoded by the coding sequence ATGAATTGGACAGATATTTTAGCCCCTATTAAACATTCCACTTATTTCAAAGAACTATGGCAAAAGGTGAAACACGCCTATGCCACCAGCCTATGTTTCCCGCCGAAGCATCAAATTTTTAGAGCGCTGGAGCTCACCCCTTTTGAGGAAGTTAAGGTGGTTATATTAGGGCAAGACCCTTACCATAACGATTTCCAAGCCAATGGGCTTTGCTTTTCTGTGTCCGACCAAGTGCCCGCACCGCCTTCGTTGAGGAATATTTTTAAAGAGCTCCACGATGATTTAGGCATCAGAAAAACCTCTAACGAGCTGGAGGCTTGGGCTAAACAAGGCGTGTTATTGCTCAACGCCACACTTACCGTAAAAGCCCACCAAGCCAACTCCCACAAAGACCTCGGTTGGGAAACCTTTACCGATTTCATCATTAAAGAAATAGCCGACCAAAAGGAAAATGTGGTCTTTGTGCTATGGGGATCTTTTGCGCAAAAGAAAGCCACACTTATCAATCCGCAGAAGCACCTCATCATCCAATCGGCGCACCCTTCGCCACTCTCGGCACACCGTGGCTTTTTGGGCAGTCGCCCTTTTTCTAAAATCAACCAATATTTAGAAGCTACCCACCAAAAACCAATAGAATGGTAG
- a CDS encoding S9 family peptidase, translated as MKNILIVAVGTTLLSGGLQAQQISLEKIYSGQYRAKGISGISPLKSNEYYAVIEPEGIAKYAYKNLEKVDYLIQGHFEDYTLSDDGSKILLQLDSSPIYRHSFLGVFQVKDLTTGATTSIFNGQPVQEPLFSPDGTKVAFISENNLYYQDLASGKITTVTQDGAQNKILNGLADWVYEEEFGHARQYEWSYKSDALIFVKSNETEVPEMNMPIYGKTLYPQDFKFKYPKAGEPNSVVSLWIYHLPTAQTAAVDLAAFQNDYIPKIFKAHRDGEILVATANRHQNQVDLLAINTTTHQAQKRFTEKDPAWIETDQLTLEFLPDQSFLWASERDGHRHLYWYDASGKLKKQVTKGNWEITDYYGYHPETQEVLVQTTQKGSINRVISKINIKTGQSTLISAPEGHNAATFSPDFKYFINTTSTAKMPYRYILKSGDGTTIKEIQNNDALLTKLKTDQWVAKEFFTIPNTHGDEMNAWIMKPKDFDPKKSYPLLMFQYSGPGSQQVSNAWDGGNGLWFNVLVQQGYIVACVDGRGTGYKGTAYKKATYLNLGKYEIEDQITAARWLGQQPYIDASRIGIFGWSFGGYMASLAMTKGADVFKMGIAVAPVTNWRFYDSIYTERFLRTPQENPKGYDDNSPTEFAHLLKGNFLLIHGTADDNVHYQNSAVFAEALIQQNKSFEFMTYPDKNHGIYGGKTRPQLYQKMTQFILNNL; from the coding sequence ATGAAAAACATCTTAATAGTAGCCGTGGGCACTACCCTACTTTCTGGAGGACTGCAAGCCCAGCAGATAAGTTTAGAGAAAATTTATTCTGGACAATACCGTGCCAAGGGCATTTCGGGGATTTCGCCGCTCAAGAGCAATGAGTATTATGCCGTGATAGAGCCCGAAGGTATCGCTAAATACGCCTACAAAAATTTAGAAAAAGTAGACTACCTCATCCAGGGGCATTTTGAAGACTACACCCTCTCTGATGATGGCTCTAAAATCTTGCTACAGCTGGACAGCAGCCCCATTTATAGACACTCTTTCCTCGGCGTTTTCCAAGTGAAAGATTTGACCACTGGCGCTACCACAAGCATTTTTAATGGGCAGCCAGTGCAAGAGCCCCTCTTCTCTCCTGATGGCACCAAAGTCGCCTTTATCTCGGAAAATAATTTGTATTACCAAGACTTAGCCTCTGGAAAAATAACGACCGTTACCCAAGATGGCGCCCAAAATAAAATCCTCAATGGTTTGGCAGATTGGGTTTATGAGGAAGAATTTGGACACGCCCGACAGTACGAATGGAGCTACAAGAGCGATGCCCTCATCTTCGTTAAATCCAATGAAACCGAAGTACCAGAGATGAATATGCCCATTTACGGCAAAACCCTCTACCCTCAAGATTTCAAATTTAAATACCCTAAGGCTGGGGAGCCCAACTCTGTGGTGAGTTTATGGATTTACCACCTCCCAACAGCGCAAACCGCAGCGGTAGACCTCGCCGCTTTTCAGAATGATTATATTCCCAAAATATTTAAAGCCCACCGAGATGGAGAAATATTAGTCGCAACCGCTAACCGCCACCAGAATCAGGTGGATCTACTCGCCATCAATACCACCACCCACCAAGCTCAAAAGCGCTTCACCGAGAAAGACCCTGCGTGGATAGAAACCGACCAACTGACCTTAGAGTTTTTGCCTGACCAGAGCTTTCTATGGGCTTCGGAGCGAGATGGACACCGCCATCTGTATTGGTACGATGCCTCGGGGAAGTTAAAAAAACAAGTGACCAAAGGCAATTGGGAAATTACCGACTACTACGGCTACCACCCAGAAACGCAGGAAGTTTTGGTGCAGACCACGCAAAAAGGCAGCATCAATCGGGTGATTTCTAAAATCAATATTAAAACAGGACAATCCACTTTGATCTCTGCCCCCGAAGGGCATAACGCGGCGACCTTTAGTCCAGATTTTAAGTATTTCATCAATACCACCTCTACCGCTAAAATGCCGTACCGCTATATTTTAAAATCTGGCGATGGCACCACCATCAAAGAAATACAAAATAATGATGCCCTCCTCACGAAGCTAAAAACCGACCAGTGGGTGGCTAAGGAATTCTTTACTATCCCCAATACCCACGGCGATGAGATGAATGCTTGGATCATGAAGCCTAAAGATTTTGACCCTAAAAAATCCTACCCACTCCTGATGTTCCAATATTCAGGACCTGGCTCTCAGCAAGTGAGCAACGCTTGGGATGGCGGCAATGGACTCTGGTTTAATGTCTTGGTGCAACAGGGGTATATTGTGGCTTGCGTAGATGGCAGAGGCACGGGCTACAAAGGTACCGCTTACAAAAAAGCTACCTATCTGAACTTAGGTAAATACGAGATAGAAGACCAAATAACCGCTGCCCGTTGGCTGGGGCAACAGCCTTATATTGATGCCAGTAGAATTGGGATTTTCGGCTGGAGTTTTGGCGGTTATATGGCGAGTTTAGCCATGACCAAAGGTGCTGATGTTTTCAAAATGGGCATTGCCGTAGCCCCTGTTACCAACTGGCGTTTTTATGACAGCATCTACACCGAGCGCTTCCTAAGAACGCCGCAGGAAAACCCTAAGGGATACGATGACAACTCACCAACGGAATTTGCCCACTTACTCAAAGGCAACTTCCTCCTCATCCACGGTACCGCTGATGATAATGTGCACTACCAGAACTCGGCGGTCTTTGCGGAAGCCCTTATCCAACAGAATAAATCGTTTGAATTTATGACTTATCCTGATAAAAACCACGGCATCTATGGTGGCAAAACACGCCCACAGCTTTACCAAAAGATGACCCAGTTTATCCTCAACAATTTATAA